The Nitrogeniibacter aestuarii genome has a window encoding:
- a CDS encoding GntR family transcriptional regulator: MSTLEPTAAPRPLVEPTPGQDKDEAIYLHLHTAIFEAHLTPGTRLPEDALSRSFGVSRTIIRKVLQRLGHEGLVEIRPNRGAVVGEPSVDESREVFATRKILECGAMAEVIKRATEADLKALAAIVAQEDAAQKDGDRPAAIRLSGEFHVRLAEITANGILARTVSALVARSSLIIATYGSPISTSCRHSEHTEIITLIRAGKTEAAAAWMAEHLDRVESGFAYSENAPKPPGLEEILQRVAPRVPKKRLL, from the coding sequence ATGAGCACTCTCGAGCCCACCGCAGCCCCGCGCCCCCTGGTCGAGCCCACCCCCGGGCAGGACAAGGACGAGGCCATCTACCTGCACCTGCACACCGCCATCTTCGAGGCGCACCTCACCCCCGGCACGCGGTTGCCGGAGGATGCGTTGTCGCGCAGCTTCGGCGTGAGCCGCACCATCATCCGCAAGGTGTTGCAGCGCCTGGGGCATGAGGGGCTGGTGGAGATCCGCCCCAATCGCGGCGCGGTGGTGGGTGAGCCGTCGGTGGATGAATCGCGCGAGGTGTTCGCCACCCGCAAGATTCTCGAATGCGGCGCCATGGCCGAGGTGATCAAGCGTGCGACCGAGGCCGACCTCAAGGCTCTGGCCGCCATCGTCGCGCAGGAAGATGCCGCCCAGAAGGACGGCGACCGCCCTGCCGCCATCCGCCTGTCGGGCGAGTTTCATGTCCGCCTGGCCGAGATCACCGCCAACGGCATCCTCGCCCGCACCGTCTCGGCGCTGGTGGCCCGCAGCTCGCTCATCATCGCCACCTACGGCTCGCCTATCTCCACCTCCTGCCGTCATTCGGAGCACACCGAGATCATCACGCTGATCCGCGCCGGCAAGACCGAGGCCGCGGCCGCGTGGATGGCCGAACACCTCGACCGGGTGGAATCGGGCTTCGCCTACAGCGAGAACGCCCCCAAGCCCCCGGGCCTGGAAGAAATCCTCCAGCGCGTGGCCCCGCGGGTGCCCAAGAAGCGCCTGCTGTGA
- a CDS encoding membrane protein insertase YidC, protein MLDSLDLFLIAPIRWALLEVLQFAYSLTHSHGLALIVLSVVFNLLLMPAYHWAEKVQARERAIQQRMRSKIDEFRAVFKGQELHMMLRQLYQLHGYHPAYALRALAPLAIQIPFFIAAFGLLSDYAPFNGASFLFIDDLARPDGLLAGANLLPLVMTAVNLLALELYARQLTSGQWAQGVGVALIFLVLLYASPSGLVLYWTFNNVLSLAKSAWYARDGIGGVPQRSHLMRLLGDLLGVWRSGRTQRLLDSLSGTIGRTYWLACACLFMLVIVALPIGFASLEDNVDGLSGYIPFVLVAALLSSIPALLLCAIAYRLFNPAWRAWTSVLAFCVTTLALVFAFVQQPDAGMLDNFVFFTPQALAPGAGSLALDLFLTGAVVMFSLWLTVRHPNALRNVLGVLLLTSVLSIGASLWSLDKRIDQTLAAATPDTKLFRYSRTEPNVLLIFLDGAMSGYIPAILEDEPQLKTQLLGFSWFPNVISSGNRTINGLPSVFGGPDYTVGAINARQDGTLKEKVSDAYRLYVENFHARGYDVQYSDPFWFGLVRSGDCDLFNQQYAKTGKGRCIHSIGQGVQERKRKVTSEQSSDFFQGLTKQYLAITLFRIAPHSLKNAIYDGGQWLSMSFAWKKRLDKYLNNFFSLHALPQVSSLDSDRPTFNFITNETPRAPFLLDDDCLPTDARDGKVSRVAPRFKDAETQKIFETHRCVLLGVGEFVSWMREQGVLDNTYIVLASDHGWVSDNPLLDGIPGQRKYAMYQAFLMVKPFNADHTLREDPTYIANFSVPGMLCETIGGCLDRATGKTIRYTPLVPPVTLYETPWQPAGQTHDKYVIDAVHENRGPVSQALSWHTANGTDFAELPRHDHAHPPATRMVTSGAP, encoded by the coding sequence ATGCTCGATTCGCTCGATTTGTTCTTGATTGCGCCCATCCGCTGGGCCTTGCTCGAAGTGCTTCAATTCGCGTACAGCCTGACGCACAGCCACGGTCTTGCGCTGATCGTGCTGAGCGTCGTCTTCAATCTGCTGCTCATGCCCGCTTACCACTGGGCTGAAAAGGTCCAGGCCAGGGAGCGTGCCATCCAGCAGAGGATGCGGTCCAAAATCGACGAGTTCCGTGCCGTCTTCAAGGGGCAGGAATTGCACATGATGCTGCGCCAGCTCTATCAGTTGCACGGTTACCACCCGGCGTACGCCCTTCGCGCACTGGCGCCTCTGGCAATCCAGATTCCGTTCTTCATTGCCGCCTTCGGTCTGCTGTCCGACTATGCGCCCTTCAACGGGGCCTCGTTCCTGTTCATCGATGATCTGGCCCGACCGGACGGATTGCTGGCCGGTGCCAACCTGCTGCCCTTGGTCATGACGGCGGTCAACCTGCTCGCGCTGGAACTGTATGCACGTCAGCTCACGTCGGGGCAGTGGGCGCAAGGAGTCGGCGTCGCGCTGATTTTCCTGGTCCTGCTTTACGCCTCACCGAGCGGCCTGGTGCTGTACTGGACGTTCAACAACGTGCTCTCGCTGGCGAAAAGCGCCTGGTATGCGCGCGACGGTATCGGCGGCGTGCCACAACGTTCGCACCTGATGCGACTGTTGGGCGACCTCCTCGGTGTCTGGCGCAGCGGTCGTACACAACGCTTGCTCGACAGCCTGTCGGGCACCATTGGGCGCACCTACTGGCTGGCCTGCGCCTGCCTGTTCATGCTTGTGATCGTTGCGTTGCCAATCGGTTTTGCCAGCCTTGAAGACAACGTTGACGGCCTCAGTGGCTACATCCCCTTCGTCCTGGTCGCAGCCCTGCTGTCGTCCATTCCAGCTTTGCTGTTGTGCGCCATCGCGTATCGACTCTTCAATCCGGCATGGCGGGCCTGGACCAGTGTGCTCGCCTTCTGCGTCACCACCCTCGCCCTGGTGTTCGCCTTCGTGCAGCAGCCGGACGCCGGCATGCTCGACAACTTCGTGTTCTTCACACCACAAGCCCTGGCACCGGGTGCAGGCAGCCTCGCGCTGGACCTGTTCCTCACCGGCGCAGTGGTCATGTTCAGCCTGTGGCTGACCGTCCGCCACCCCAATGCACTACGCAACGTCCTGGGCGTGCTCTTGCTGACCAGCGTACTGAGCATCGGCGCCAGCCTGTGGTCACTCGACAAGCGCATCGACCAGACGCTGGCTGCGGCAACGCCGGACACCAAATTGTTCAGGTATTCGCGCACCGAACCCAACGTGCTGCTGATCTTTCTCGATGGCGCCATGAGCGGGTACATCCCGGCCATTCTCGAGGACGAACCCCAGCTCAAGACACAATTGCTGGGCTTCAGTTGGTTCCCCAATGTGATTTCAAGCGGCAACCGCACCATCAACGGACTGCCATCCGTCTTTGGCGGACCCGATTACACGGTGGGCGCCATCAATGCGCGTCAGGACGGCACGCTGAAGGAGAAGGTGTCGGACGCCTACCGACTGTATGTCGAGAACTTCCACGCCCGGGGTTACGACGTGCAGTATTCCGATCCGTTCTGGTTTGGTCTCGTGCGCTCGGGTGACTGCGATCTCTTCAATCAGCAATACGCAAAGACCGGCAAGGGACGCTGCATTCACTCGATCGGGCAGGGTGTTCAGGAGCGAAAGCGCAAAGTCACGTCGGAGCAGTCCAGCGACTTTTTTCAGGGACTCACCAAGCAATACCTCGCGATTACGCTGTTCCGGATCGCACCCCATTCGCTCAAGAACGCCATTTACGACGGCGGCCAATGGCTATCGATGTCGTTCGCCTGGAAGAAGCGACTGGACAAATACCTGAACAACTTCTTCAGCTTGCACGCGCTGCCGCAGGTCAGCTCCCTGGACTCGGACCGGCCGACGTTCAACTTCATCACCAACGAAACGCCACGCGCGCCCTTCCTTCTCGACGACGATTGCCTGCCGACCGATGCACGCGACGGGAAGGTCTCGCGGGTCGCCCCGCGCTTCAAGGATGCCGAGACCCAGAAGATCTTTGAAACCCATCGCTGCGTGCTGCTCGGCGTTGGCGAATTTGTCTCCTGGATGCGCGAACAGGGCGTGCTCGACAATACCTACATCGTGCTGGCTTCCGACCACGGCTGGGTGTCTGACAACCCGCTACTCGACGGCATCCCCGGTCAGCGCAAGTACGCCATGTATCAGGCCTTCCTGATGGTCAAACCGTTTAACGCCGACCACACCCTGAGGGAAGATCCGACCTACATCGCGAACTTCAGCGTGCCCGGCATGCTGTGCGAAACCATCGGCGGATGCCTGGACCGGGCCACGGGCAAGACGATCCGTTATACGCCACTGGTGCCGCCGGTGACGCTCTACGAGACCCCCTGGCAACCCGCCGGCCAGACTCACGACAAGTACGTCATCGACGCAGTGCATGAGAACCGCGGCCCGGTCAGCCAGGCCCTGAGCTGGCACACCGCCAACGGGACGGATTTTGCCGAGCTGCCACGCCACGATCACGCGCACCCTCCCGCCACCCGAATGGTCACGTCAGGAGCGCCATGA
- a CDS encoding NCS1 family nucleobase:cation symporter-1, whose amino-acid sequence MSNTTPTQYSERLHNEDLAPLKDKNWNWYNIFAFWMSDVHSVGGYVFAGSLFALGLTSWQVLVSLIVGICLVNVLCNLVAKPSQMAGVPYPVACRMSFGVFGANVPAIIRGLIAVAWYGIQTFLASSALTIVLLRFFPGLGVLAEDSFMGLSYLGWMGFMIMWWLQALVFWHGMEAIKKFIDWAGPAVYVVMFVLAGWIVWKAGPENISLNLGDVKYSGWESFGMMLVAIALVVSYFSGPMLNFGDFSRYGRSFKDVKRGNFWGLPVNFLAFSVVTVITTSGTLPVFGELITDPIETVSRIDNTTAAVLGAFTFVTATIGINIVANFVSPAFDFANVAPKHISFRTGGFIAAVGSIFITPWNLFNSPEVIHYTLDMLAAFIGPLFGILLVDFYLIRKQKIVVDDLYSDEPGKAYWYRNGWNPRALYALVPSVVVGVAITLSGNVMLANFNWFIGCALGSVFYYGLMKRHAATLPQMASATAG is encoded by the coding sequence ATGTCGAACACCACCCCCACCCAGTACAGCGAACGGCTGCACAACGAGGATCTTGCCCCGCTCAAGGACAAGAACTGGAACTGGTACAACATCTTCGCCTTCTGGATGTCGGACGTGCACAGCGTCGGCGGCTACGTGTTTGCCGGCAGCCTGTTTGCCCTCGGGCTTACCAGCTGGCAGGTGCTGGTCTCGCTGATCGTGGGCATCTGCCTGGTCAATGTGCTGTGCAACCTGGTGGCCAAGCCCAGCCAGATGGCCGGGGTGCCTTACCCGGTGGCCTGCCGAATGTCCTTCGGCGTGTTCGGCGCCAACGTGCCGGCGATCATCCGCGGCCTCATCGCGGTGGCTTGGTACGGCATCCAGACCTTCCTGGCCTCCTCGGCGCTCACCATCGTGCTGCTGCGCTTCTTCCCGGGCCTTGGCGTGCTCGCCGAGGACAGCTTCATGGGGCTGTCCTATCTGGGCTGGATGGGCTTCATGATCATGTGGTGGCTGCAGGCGCTGGTGTTCTGGCACGGCATGGAAGCGATCAAGAAATTCATCGACTGGGCCGGTCCGGCGGTCTATGTGGTGATGTTCGTCCTGGCCGGCTGGATCGTCTGGAAGGCAGGCCCCGAGAACATCTCCCTCAACCTGGGTGATGTGAAGTACAGCGGCTGGGAGTCCTTCGGCATGATGCTGGTGGCCATCGCGCTGGTGGTGTCCTACTTCTCCGGCCCGATGCTCAACTTCGGCGACTTCTCCCGCTACGGTCGCAGCTTCAAGGACGTGAAACGCGGCAACTTCTGGGGCCTGCCGGTCAACTTCCTGGCCTTCTCGGTGGTGACCGTCATCACCACCTCGGGCACGCTGCCGGTGTTCGGCGAGCTGATCACCGACCCGATCGAAACCGTCAGCCGCATCGACAACACCACCGCCGCCGTGCTCGGGGCCTTCACCTTCGTGACCGCCACCATCGGCATCAACATCGTGGCCAACTTCGTCTCGCCGGCCTTCGACTTCGCCAATGTGGCGCCCAAGCACATCAGCTTCCGCACCGGGGGCTTCATCGCCGCGGTGGGATCGATCTTCATCACTCCGTGGAACCTGTTCAACTCCCCCGAGGTGATCCACTACACCCTGGACATGCTCGCCGCTTTCATCGGCCCGCTGTTCGGCATCCTGCTGGTGGATTTCTACCTCATCCGCAAACAGAAGATCGTGGTGGACGACCTCTACAGCGACGAACCGGGCAAGGCCTACTGGTACCGCAACGGCTGGAACCCCCGCGCCCTCTATGCGCTGGTGCCCTCGGTGGTCGTCGGTGTCGCCATCACCCTGTCGGGCAACGTGATGCTGGCCAACTTCAACTGGTTCATCGGTTGTGCGCTGGGCTCGGTCTTTTACTACGGGCTCATGAAGCGGCATGCCGCGACGCTGCCGCAGATGGCGTCAGCGACAGCGGGCTGA
- a CDS encoding CDP-glycerol glycerophosphotransferase family protein, whose product MRVIPFHPFLLLALCCGAIASATISQPSSPAALLYLDPGTGSLIFSAIAGIAGTAYFVVRDLAYRVGTRLGMLASPRGMRRNKHEATVVLFSEGAQYEATFGPLIEQLAARKLPCLYLTNDVDDPLLGLEGDTRYPLFSAECIGNGHMAWARLRTLRARVVCMTTPGLDVMQVRRSPHVHHYMHVIHSPTDKSFNRPYSFDFFDSVVISGPHQARVIRALEALRGRPHKALHTTGCLYYDRLAPRYAEAALRRDQAPDKAPTVLLAPTWGRNGLLARCGEALIDALSSAGMQVIVRPHPQSLRSEQALIDALRRVTDAQPGFRWDLGRDPVDAMAASDILVSDISGIVFDFAFLTGRPVLTMDLPVDKRGFEAMDLEFEPWEIEMLDVIGRRIDLSDLPHLGQIVAAELADPERAARIAHTRHHYVANFGAASAPTADVIARAAGAPATENASASPTARTVSA is encoded by the coding sequence ATGCGCGTAATTCCCTTCCATCCATTCCTTCTGCTCGCGCTATGCTGCGGTGCCATTGCATCGGCGACGATCTCGCAGCCGTCATCACCCGCCGCCCTACTCTATCTGGATCCGGGCACGGGCAGCCTGATCTTCTCCGCCATTGCCGGCATCGCCGGTACTGCTTACTTCGTGGTTCGGGATCTTGCCTACCGTGTCGGCACGCGTCTGGGCATGCTGGCGTCGCCCCGGGGCATGCGGCGAAACAAACACGAAGCCACCGTGGTGCTGTTCAGCGAGGGCGCTCAATATGAAGCCACCTTCGGCCCGTTGATCGAGCAGCTGGCTGCCCGCAAGCTGCCCTGCCTGTACCTGACCAACGATGTCGACGACCCCTTGCTCGGCCTTGAGGGCGATACACGCTACCCCCTGTTCAGTGCCGAATGCATCGGTAACGGCCACATGGCCTGGGCTCGTTTGAGAACGCTGCGCGCCCGCGTCGTGTGCATGACGACACCCGGCCTTGATGTGATGCAGGTCCGTCGCTCGCCACACGTTCATCATTACATGCACGTCATCCATTCCCCCACCGACAAATCATTCAACCGGCCCTATTCATTCGACTTCTTCGATTCGGTGGTCATCAGCGGCCCTCATCAGGCACGGGTCATCCGCGCCCTCGAGGCGCTGCGTGGACGTCCCCACAAGGCCCTGCACACCACCGGCTGCCTATATTACGATCGGCTGGCGCCACGGTACGCCGAAGCCGCGCTGCGGCGCGATCAGGCACCAGACAAGGCGCCTACGGTACTACTGGCGCCGACCTGGGGACGCAACGGACTGCTGGCGCGTTGTGGCGAGGCACTGATCGATGCGCTTTCCTCCGCCGGCATGCAGGTCATCGTCCGCCCGCACCCCCAGAGCCTGCGCTCAGAGCAGGCGCTCATCGACGCCCTGCGCCGCGTCACCGACGCACAACCCGGCTTTCGCTGGGATCTCGGTCGCGACCCGGTCGACGCCATGGCTGCATCGGACATCCTCGTGTCGGACATCTCGGGGATCGTATTCGACTTTGCGTTCCTGACGGGGCGCCCCGTATTGACTATGGACCTCCCGGTCGACAAGCGAGGCTTCGAAGCCATGGATCTGGAATTCGAGCCGTGGGAGATCGAGATGCTCGACGTGATCGGTCGCCGGATTGATCTGTCCGATCTGCCCCACCTTGGTCAGATCGTAGCGGCCGAGCTCGCGGATCCGGAACGTGCAGCACGCATCGCTCACACCCGCCATCACTACGTCGCCAACTTCGGCGCCGCCAGCGCGCCCACGGCCGACGTCATCGCCCGTGCGGCCGGGGCACCGGCTACTGAGAACGCATCCGCATCCCCAACCGCACGGACCGTCTCGGCGTGA
- a CDS encoding LysE family translocator yields MMAEHYIPFLLMVVLTVASPGPGVLMTIDNSLALGWRMSMSGVVGLALGAAIMAAASSAGVGLLIHSSAYLFTLLKSLGIGYLFYLAYRTWHREPRIILQVTAQHTHEALDPQENQRILLRGAMLQTSNPKSLGFFLSVLPQFVGEHDSLEAAAGPLLIAIATYCVALIAVHAVYAGVAAKARRWLARPGSAHAVSRASSVAFFLFGLTLLINTLT; encoded by the coding sequence ATGATGGCAGAGCACTACATTCCTTTCCTGTTGATGGTGGTCCTGACGGTCGCCAGTCCCGGCCCTGGCGTACTGATGACCATCGACAACTCGCTTGCGCTGGGCTGGCGCATGTCCATGAGCGGGGTCGTCGGCCTCGCCTTGGGGGCCGCCATCATGGCGGCCGCATCCTCTGCAGGCGTCGGGCTGCTGATTCACTCGTCAGCCTATCTGTTCACGCTGCTCAAATCACTGGGGATCGGTTATCTGTTCTACCTCGCCTATAGAACCTGGCACCGCGAGCCGAGAATCATCCTGCAGGTCACCGCGCAACACACCCACGAGGCGCTCGACCCACAAGAGAATCAACGCATTCTGCTCCGAGGGGCGATGCTCCAGACCAGCAACCCCAAGTCACTGGGATTTTTCCTGTCCGTATTGCCCCAGTTCGTCGGCGAACATGATTCGCTCGAGGCAGCGGCAGGCCCGCTGCTCATCGCCATCGCCACATACTGCGTCGCGCTGATCGCGGTTCACGCAGTCTATGCCGGCGTCGCCGCGAAAGCGCGTCGCTGGCTGGCAAGGCCCGGCTCGGCGCATGCCGTGTCCCGCGCCAGCTCAGTCGCTTTCTTTCTGTTCGGCCTCACGCTGCTCATCAACACCCTGACCTAG